The window ttaaacccTTATGACCGTTGACCAAATTGATGTGACACTTGTTTTACTGAATCAGACAAAGTGTGTGATTACACGTTCCAAAAAACAAGTGATTGAGTAATTttgattaaaaaatattaaatagataAGAAATGTAATGCCAAACAAATTTCTTTCCCTCCCCTCCCTCTTATTCCCCTGGCCCATTCGATTCTCTGTCTCCACCATAACATCAAGAGCTGCTACATTTTTTTGCTTCTCTGCCAATCAATTTACACTAGTCTCTTCTtctctgttttgttttttttttgtgcttGCCCATTTAGTTTATctcaaatttgttttaaaaaaaacttttaaacaTCTGTTAACCATGGTATTTTTAACCATAGTTTCTTAGCAAATAAATCTTTTTTTCATAGCGTGTTCTTTCTCTCTTTCTGGGTGGGAGCAGGAAATGTTCATTTTAAGAGGTGGACATATTTGATATTTGTAGTATTGAGATTTGGTATTTGTGAAAGTTGGAATTTAATAGGCAAAAGAAGGGTCTCCATAGTGAGTCTCTTCCATCAAAGTCCCTCGAGATTCGAAGTGATCTCCTAGTGATGTTCGATATTTCGAGGATCTATGATGTTACTCGCTTGTCATGGACATTGACTCGTTCGATTCCTGGATTTTGAGAAGGTGACGTGAAGGTAAAGAAGATAAGAGGTGAGGTAGAGAGGCTAGCAAAGATGGTAGAGTAGACTTACAACAATGGAGAAAAATCATGACAAAAAGAAGATAAAGTGGTTTTGGTTGTGTGTTTTCAGATGGAGGACAAAAGGGTGGTGGTGTGTGCTGGTGGTTGTAGGTGGAGGAGGAAGAGATTAAATGGGGAAAAGAGAGAGGAGGAAGGTTGGGATACTTTTTTAGTTGGAGAAAAAGGAGATGAAATTgggaattttataaaaaataatatgttATTAAAATATATAATGATGTGGCATTAAATAATTTGAGGTGGATATGATATGTCGTTCATGTCAGGGCGAGTGAGCAGCACACACTATAGGAGGTGTTTAAAACTTatgttttggttgagttcaagTGCTTGATTAAAACTTTATAGAGTAGGACTGAGATAGGGACGGAGAtatcaaaatgaaataagaagaagTCTATTAGCCTATTCTGCCTATATTCATTAAAGAATCTGCTGCAGTATGCTATTACTTGCACGACATGGTATTGCTACTTGCTATCAACTGCATCTTATAGTTACAATTGTTCAAAAACAGTCTTTCTACCTTTACAAGGCAGAGATAAGGTTTGCGTACAATTATTCTTCCTAGATCACACTTGTAGGATTATACTGAGTCTGATGTTGTTGTACTACATGGTGAGTTCTATATGGGTGGGTGGGGTGGGGTTGTCAAATGTCAAGCATCTTAATGGTCAACTCAACTCAACTATTTAATCATAAAAACTACCACAAACTTGTGTCCCCAAGAGGTCAACTATCTTGGAGCCTACGGTTTCTGCCTTTGTGGTGCTCTTTTTCTTTCAATATAAAAATCAGCAGGAACATGGAGTCAAACTCTATTTAAAGGTTCTTATTTTAGCTTCCAAAGTCACCCTTATCTGCTTCATTCCTTCcccaaaaatgggtcgtcaaaagaagaaggaaaagctaGTCAAACCTCAACAAAATGTtaaaaacttagtcgagccaTGGCCAAATCTCCCTCAACAACTCCTCAACTTTATTGGAAGGCAAAATCCTAACGAACCTGATCGAATGCAAAACATCAGCTTTCGCGGTGTTACTAAATCATGGAGAGCAGCATCTAAGCAATGTTTCGCCAATGCACGATTACCATGTCTTGAACTTTCTCATAGCAAAGGTTACTACCAGTCCAAGACTCAACAAGAGCATACTCTCAACATCTCATTTCGACCAGGTGAATATTGGTGGTACGGTAGAAGACCATGGGATAAACCTTGGACTCATTTTCATGGTTGTTCACACGGGTTGATTGTCGCTGGAGGAAAAAATCCAGCAGATTACAATCTCATGGTTCCAACAGCAGTAACCAGTTATTGGACTATTCCTCTTTGGGACACCACTTTCCATTCAAGTTTGCAACTCTGTCTTCAAATCCTTCAAAAAATTACAAGGACTGCTCTGTGATGGTTTTAACTGGCTGTTCCAATCCATTTTTCGTGGTTTATCAGATGGGGCGCCAATTCAAATGGATTAAACAAACAAACAGTCTTGTCGATCCAAATTGTTCAAAAAGACAACTTATGATACTTACTAATGCTATTGGCTTTGAAGGAAAGTTTTATGCATTAAGTTTGCAGGGTACTTTAGCAGTAATTGAAGAGGTTGAATATGAATTTCAAGTCACTAAGTTAAGCAGAAGCCACGCTGTTCCAGCAGTTTTCTCAAAACACTTCACAGAGTATATTCTTGAATCCAATGGAGAGATCTTGTTGATTTTCTTGATATCAAAACAATCAACTAAGAATGTGGACAAAGTGGAAGTATACAAGCTACAGATGGATGATCTATCATTAGTAAAAGTGGATAATCTTGGAAATAGAACAATATTTGTAGGGAGTAATTCTTGTATGTCAGTTAATGCAAGTCAACTGGGCTGCAAAAGCAACTGTGTCTATTTTAATGAGGATGCGACTAATACGTGGCAATTTTATGAAATGGAAAGTGATACTATTTTGCCATGTTTTGATGAGTATGGTTGTCAAACAAGAAGTCCAGTATGGGAAGAGCCAATAGTGGAGAATAATTGCTCGTAAGAAGAAAAAATGTGTCAAACTCAGTTTTCAATTGTCAATAAAAAATGCATTCACCTTCGCACCTTCCTACCAAGGGTTATGTACTCATAAATCTGTAATCGTGTCATGTCTTGTCTGATTACCTTACCCCAATACTTCTTAAATGGTTAGGGGTTAATGTTTGAGTCCTCACTATCCTTTCTATTTATCATAGCCCTGGGGCTTAATTACTCGATATTGTTATTGCATGTCATCTATTTTATGGTTTTTATGCTTCTACTACTATTTCTATGGTTTCTGCTAACGTTGCTGATGTCTTCCTGAGttgagggtctatcagaaatagTCTCTCCGCCCCACCAGGTAAGGATAAGATTcccgtacacactaccctccccagaccccactttgtgAGAATTTATTGGGTCgttgttgttcttattgtattaCCAATAATTGCTTGTCAAAGGAACAATACGTCAAATCTAGTTTGTCACTTTGTCTTTTGTTGTACAAGTATTAGAAAAGTAACtactttttaaaaattgaaagttACACAACTTTTCCCAAATATAATAGAAATTTACTAAATAATTCTAATAAGCTAACTTAAGTGGAATCTTATTTTCTGAAaatcctattttttttttgaaaaaaatcttTTGCCATACCAATAAATGACATCACAATTAACCAAACAATCAATATATGCGTCTGTACTCGACAGAGATATGGAGTAAGGTACTAACATGGCTGGGAATAACAAGACAAGTTTATAGCTGGGAAGATAAAGTTGAATGGGCCACAAAAAATGTAACTGGGAAGGGAGCTAAAGCAGAACTCTACAGGTTGAGCATGGATGGTGCAGTATATAATGTATGGATTGAAAGGAACTGCAGagtttttcaacaagtaaagagAGGAAGTGGGGATATCACAAGGCAGATTATACGTGAAGTCCATTGTCGAGGAAGTATACATAGCACATTGAAGAAAGAGCTACAATTTAGAAATTTTTACCCATAGCTTAGTTGAAGATAGGTGTTTAGAAATGATGTACTAAGTTTGAGGCCATATGTCCAAACTCAACGTTTGCTTCTGATTATACATGTAAATATTTACTCTAACTAttaactttttataattaccatatatatatatatatatatatatatatatatatatatatatatatatatatatatatatatatatatatatatatatatatgcgtctTAGGCACTGGCatgctatttaaaatataatattattttttatatttagtaaTTCTTTAATTTTAATATCCTACATGGCATGTTTAAGACTATAAATGATACTTTGGTACATTATAtgcatttttaatttaaaatcaagataaaaaagCTTTATGATTTATTAAAACCCGAACTAGTCAAACTAGTAAGACATAAATTTAAAGGAAAAGAATACTTATAATTTATGCAAATTAAATCGTTTTAAGagccttaaaatatatttaaggCAACCTGATTAcacaaattaaatttaatttgCATAATCAGAATtaggggtggcaaatgggcgGGTTGGGCTAAATTTGGGCGGGTCAAGATGGGTTAGGTCAATAAATGGGTCATTGCCCAACCCAACCTAAAGTGTACTTAAGTTAAGATGGGCTAAACAATGAGTCATAACCAATCCGCCCAACTTGACCCATGTTTTTAAAACCATGGTCATCTTGCATACAAAGTCTTTTACCTTAAAATGTGTAAGTTAAaattttttttggggggtggggtggggggaggGGATTGGGGCGGGTGGGTgatgcagaaaaataaaaaaaaagcagaaaatagaaaattaaaaattaaaaaaaagtaacagaaaatagaaaatacaaaagaaaggAAATTTGTTTTTGAGGGGAGGGGGTTTTGCGCGCTGGAGGAGTGGGGGGCAGGGGGCAGGGTGGAGGGGTGTTGtagaaaaaaacagaaaattgaaaatacaaaaaaaagtaaaatattttttttgagggGGGGGGAGGGTTTGCCCGGATGGGGTGGTGGAAGGGTGAGGGAGTTGGTGGtgcagaaaagaaaaacagaaaattgaaaatacaaaaaataaagtaaaaatattctTTTAAAGGGAGGAGTGCAGGGGGATGGATGatgcagaaaaataaaagaacataaaattaaaatacaaaaaaaaaagtaaaattggggcAACTAAATAAATTTCTATATAAGTCGTGTTGAGATACCTTTTAttttgggtgagtttcatgaGTTTTATTTGGGCTGCTTAATGAGTTATAAAATATAATGTGTTAACTTGGGCTCAGCCCAAATTAACCCATAAACTAAAATTATGTAACCCAACCCATTAATTTCTTAGCGGGTTAGATGAATTTGGGCTCAAATTACCGCCCCTAATCAGAATATCTGTTCATTATACTTGGATATCAACCTAATTACTTGGTCACTACTCAGCAGattattttcttttctaattaATAGGAAGTTTTCTAACTTAATTTTAACACATTAGGGATCGTTattaacaccaaaataacatgcCGAGCTTATTCCAATAATAAAATTCTAGATTTGTCTATCATTCTTGTATAGGTTTTGCTTTCTTCTCCTGGCTTAATGGAGAATTCGAATGCGAATGGTGAATATGAAAATGAGAGGATTACTACTTGTCTATGGATGCTACCGGAGGATTGTATTGCGAAGATTTTGGCCTTTACAAGCCCTCTGGACGTTTGCCGTTTTTCTTTAGTCTCTAAACCGGTTCGACCCGCGGCTGAGTCGGATTCCGTTTGGGAAAAATTCTTACCCTCCGATTATGAGTCCATCGTTGCCGGATCAATGAGTCCGATACCCGATTTTCATTCAAAGAAGGATCTCTATGTTCATCTATGCCATCATCCCCTCTTAATTGATGCAGGTCGCAAGgtataaaatgaaaaatgaaaaactaGTAAAAATATGCTTCATTGATTTCTTAATTTTCGATGCTCACATCATTCGTTAGTTCTGCTATAATTGTTGATACATTAACAAAAGGATTGtaattacacttctaaacatggaaaagaaaaaaaaggcaaCTGAATTTGTCTGCAATCCCAATCTCACGAGGTATTTTGGGTTTGGGGGTCCGAGAAGGGAAGTTaagattttgaatttttggttctGAATTTAGAAAAATCAGCTTTCTGGATAAATTATTTTTACACATTAAGTGAAATTTTTTAACACAAATATTGCCGAAAGTACTAGCTTCTACCGAACTATAAGCGGACTATTGTGAAGAGCATGGGATTGACTATGGAGGATGTCCTTAAAAATATATTACttaataaatttaataaaataagaaGTTTGACTCTTGAAATTCTAGTGTATTGTATAAATTGGGACAGAGGGAGCATAAAATATGTTTTTATAAAGTAAGCTTGTGATCTTTTTTTCTCACTCATGGGGTGTCAATTGTCAACTTGTAACTACTAAATTATTGCTTATAAATCCTACCATACTTGTTTCCCTTGGGTAGAAAACAAAAATTAacatgaaaacttaagttggtaGTAAAATTTTCCCCCTGTTTGCCTCAAAATTTAGTGCTTTTTATATTTATCCTTTAAGACATCTCTTGTCGTCTTGTTAATCCACTATAGGTACATGTTAAGCTTGTCGTCTTTCATTAGTTGTGCGTTTCTTATTTTATGCTATTGTTCAACAGAGTTTCTCACTGGAAAAATGGACTGGAAAGAAATGCTACTTTTTAGGTGCAAGGGATCTTAATATTGCATGGGGTGATACACCAGACTATTGGAAATGGACTTCACTACAAGAGTCCAGGTTTGCCATTTTTTAGCGGATATCTACTATCCTTTTCTTGAAACAGATAGTACATGCATTAATGACAATTGTTTGTCTAATCAGGTTTCCAGAGGTGGCTGAACTCATACTTGTTTGGTGGCTTGAAATTTGGGGCACAATAAGAGCTGGAATTCTGTCACCACAGACTTCCTATGTAGCTTACCTTGTTTACAAGTTGGAAGATGAATTCGGGTTTCATTATCGACCCTCAGAGATTTCAGTTGGAGTTTCTGGTGTTGAATTCGACAAACGATTTGCATTTTTGGTGCCAGATGGTAGACCTCAACGGCGTAATCGCTATGTGGAGTCAGATGATGATTATGAGGAGCCAGTTTATACTCCGCCCTCTGATGTGGTTAGGTGTTTGCCGGAGGATGCTTCTACTCCCTTGCAATCTGATATTCAACGTCCTAAACTTAGAGATGACGGCTGGTTTGAGATACAATTGGGTGAGTTTTTTACTGAAAATGAAGATGATTGCATATTAATGAGTATGAAAGAGGTGAATGACAGTGTATCTCAAAAAGAAGGCCTTATTGTTGAAGGAATTGAGATAAGGCCAAGAATGGGTTAATTATCAcattttttagaaaatatttttgacatACAGCTACCATGTATTCCGAATAGAACATGTTTCTTTTTGGAGCACTCCTCCATTTCAAGTATGTTTTGGTGCTATGGTAACTGGCTTGTTGTGTATAAACCCATACTAGACTTTATTGTTTCAGAACCATAATCATATAAACAGGTTAACAAACTAGGCTTGCAATTTCCATTTCAGAAAACTGCCAATTATTAGTGAAATGCTCAGTGAATTAGATGACATGTTTGACCAATTAAAACCCACCATGTAGTAAAAAAGCATAAGTGCAGAAAATATATGAACTTCAGTTTAAACAATTGTAAGCATAAGATGCAGAAGACAAGTTATTTTTCAAGAATCATCCTTGTTTTACTGTTGAGAAGTTCATAGTTGATACTAACAAGCAATACCCAGTGGCGAAGCTAGATATTTCtccaagggtgttcaaatttaaaagaaatgaaaaaaatttccggcaaagggtgttcaatatgtgttacATACCTCTAAAACATAcctctaaaacgtaatattttactATGTACACAGTGCAATTTTTGGACGAAGGTTGAGAAGTTCACAGTTGATAATAAGTAGCAATACCATGTCGTGTATAGCATAATGATACAAAATTTTTATTATGGGGGATTGAGTCATAGTTGCTTGGTTGATTGTTCATGTTGTATTGAGAGAATAATTTACATAAGAATCTGAAGAACTGTACATGTATATAGTCGTGTTAAAACAAAGTGACCATTTTCCATGCTTTGCTCCCATggaaaatttaaatattatagtGATTAATCAGGAAGAAGAAAATTACTGGTTGCTCCTGGTGATCAATTCTACATTAAAGATTCAATACCAAAAAGGTTGCTTTCAGGAGCAGGTGATATTGCTTTTGCTTGCATGTCAAACAGCCACCAGTTTCCACTTACTTGCTCAGTAAAATATATGCAATTGGTCCTGCATCCTAGCTTGCTGCCATTAATCCACATACAACATTCTTCCTCCACAAACAATGTTCTATGCCCAAGGCTTTCCATCTTAACCCACAACAGTTTTGGAATATCGAGCCTGTAAACTTCAACATCATCCACTTTTTTTATGGATCTTTTAGAGATCAAGAAAATCAGTAATATCTCCCCTTCTGATTCAACTAAAATTTCCCTGAATTGCCTTGAAATAACAGAAGGAACAGCCCTGCTTGAACTCATCTCAGAGACTCTAAGGCTAGAATCAACTTCTTCAATAACTGCAAGTGTCCCCTGCAAACTCAACGCGTAGAATTTTCTATTAAAGCCAATGGCATTTATGAACTGCAAATGTTCACCTGAGCCAAAGGGGTCAGTGAGGTTACAGTCTTGCTTCCTCCACACACGTTCTTTTCCGGCCCTCGTTTCACAGAACACAAAAGCTGGAGAAGCAGCACCTGTTAGCACCATAATCATACAAGTTTTTCCATAATCATTGAGACCTATGGGTTGAAATGTAGATAAAGTTGCAAACTTGAATGGAACGCGGGTATCCCAAGATGGAAGGTGACAGTAGGTCTCTCTGTAGGATTTCCACAATAAGATATCATCCGGACAGCGTCCAACTGCTATTAGTGAACCATGAGAGTGACCCTTGAAATATATCCAAGGGTCCTTCCATGTCCGCGATCTTCTACCATAAGGCCAGTAATATCCTATATGAAACCAGATATGAAAGCAGtgagaatgattctcgttttttTGAATTTCAGTGAGTTGTGGCCATAGGGATTTTCTTATTGGGATACATTTTTTAGAGTGTGCTGATCtccatgacttggtgacaccacCAAAACTGATGTTTTCCATTAGACTCGGTTCATTTGAGATTAAGCTGGTGAGTTCTTTGGGAAGATTTGGCCATGGCCTTGGGCTGTTATTGGCTTCTTTCTTTGGTGAACTTTGATTCTTATCCTTCTTGACTTTTTGAACCAtgcgcttttttttttttgtgtgcagaAATGGGAGCTAGAGAAGGAAATGGTATGGGAATATAGCTTGAGGCAGGCTTAAAATAATCAAGATCAGATGTGGCCACCAAGTAACCGTAGACTCCAAGTTAGTTGATCTCTTGGTGCACAAGGTTAGTGGTAGtttctttcaattaaataattGAGTTGACCATTTAGATGCCTTATTAATATAACATCTATCTGGAACTCACTGTGAAAAAAGTAGTAGTGCAGAAAGTAATATATGGGCTCCAGTTTGAACAACTGTAATTTTGAGATGCATAaaacaaattatttttcaaaGATCGTTTTAGTTCCGAAAAGTTCATAATTTGATAACAAGTAGCAGTAATCATGTCCTGCATGTAACAACATAAGACATCAATTTCTTCACTATGCTACCTACATTTCGATTCAAGGACAATCCACACTTTTTAAACATAACCTAAGTGGTCTGAATTCAATGCCATTATTTACAATTAGCTACTCATCAATAACATGGCATCATACCAATTTAGTCTTTGTTTTTGGAGTATATAAATTTAGGATCATCTTTGCTAATGAAATGTGTTAATAAAAGCATCAAGGGAGTCAACAAAAAGTTAAAACTATGGAGAATCACTCCATTCAAGATAAGTTGGAGTAAGATTGAATATGTAAATTGCAAGTTTAGCCCCCTTTGAAGGGGAAGTGGAGGAAATGAAAACTCAGCCTATTAAAAGGAATTCCTTCAAATCAAAACTTGATCTCTACTACTTGttgtatacaacaacaacaacaacccagtataatcccacttagtggggtctggggaaggtagtgtgtacgcagaccttacccctaccctcgggtagagaggctgtttccaaatagacccccgacatccttccctccaagaacttcccaccttgctcttggggagactcgaactctcaacctcttggttggaagtggaggttgcttaccatcagagcaacacCAGCTGTTTATTTTATTAGCCTTAGGCTCCAAGAATCAAGATAGTTGACttcttcataaattatttttgtatattcaTATATATCCAACTGATtaacaaaaacaacaaacaaaaaataatttatgaagaaGTCAACTATCTTGATTCTTGGAGCCTAAGGCTAATAAAATAAACAGCTGGAACAGGGAGACTTAGACTATAAATGCATTTTTTGGATTGTTAGACAAGCTCCAGAATTAGTCCTTGTTTCTTTTATCCATTATCTATACATGGCTCCGAATGATAGGAGAAAACAGAAAACTTCATCTAAAGAAGAGCCTGCTTATGTGGAACCATGGCGAAATCTTCCTGAAAAGCTACTCAACTTTCTCAAAAAGCAACCAACACATTCAACTCTAGCAAAATCTATAGGTTCTGCTGGTGTTTCTAAATCATGGAGATTTGTATCCAAGAAATGTGATTCCATCGCACAATCACCATGGCTTGAGCTCTCAAATGAACCTCAATACTATTGCAAGACTCAGCAGCATTCCTTCAGCCTCTCATTTGAAGAAGCCGGTTGCTATTGGtggcatggtagaagaaggccgcGTTATGATCCTTGGAAGCATTTTCATTACTTCTCACCTTGGTTGAATGGAGAAAATATACCCATTGATTGCTGTTTTCTGAATACTTCCAAAGGCTATGCTCATTGGGCTACTTCCTCATCCAATGCTAGAAAATCATTTATGTTTCCCTTTCTAAATTCTTATCCTTACTACTCTCCTTTTGTTGGTAGTGGATACTGTTGCTTTCCACCATTTGTGGTTTATGAGTTaggaaaaacccaaaaatggatgAAACAAGAAAGCAGTGAAAATGGAGTTATTGATCCGAATGATCCAAAGGCGCAACTGATACAATTCAGTAATGCCATTATCTTTGAAGGGAAGTTTTATGCACTAAGTTTGCAGGGGACTCTGGCAGTAATAGAAGAAAGTGATGAATCTCAGTTTCAACTTACGCGACTAAGTAGAAAACAAGCCATTCCTTCGAGCTACTCAAAGCATTTCATAGAGTGCTTTCTTGAGTCTAATGGGGAAATTTTGCTCATTTTCCTAATTTCAGAAAGATCAAACAAGATGGTGGACAAAGTAGAAGTGTTTAAGCTGCAGATTGAAGATTTGTCATGGTTAAAGCTGGACAATCTCGGAGATAGAACGCTATTTGCGGGGATTAATTGCTCTGCTTCAGTGCCTGCAAGTCAAGTTGGCTGCAGAAATAACTCTGTCTATTTTACTCATAAGGGAATTGATGGTTGGAGACAGTATGATATGAGAAGTGGTTGCATTTTGCCCTGTTATGATAGTGCTGGTTCTGAGATAAAAATTCCAGAGTGGGAGGATCCAGAAACTAAAAAATCGTTACGTCGACGTCGACGATATTGAAACATATGTTTCTGTCCAGTATCTCGTCTATGTTTTGCTATTATTATGACATGTTAGTAACTTTGTTATTGTGTGAAATAAAAGTGAACAAAAAGTCTGACTTGTTTTGAGAAGCTTTACCTATTTTGAACAGAAATTATAATTCCCATTAATCTTGGAATCTGTTGTCGAGACAAGAAAATTTTCGTGATTTATGCGCAAGTTTCAGAAAGTAATCTTGCAGCCGTATTGTTCATCCTAATCTTTATGtttgttttttatattttctttttaagaTGATTTTTTGGGAGTGAAGAATTTATTGGTTATGAGTTGACTTACTgatattcttgaactgattagtTGGAGTAATTAGCTATATTGGTTCTAGTTGAGATTTGCTCTTGTATTACTATTAAATTACTTAATTACCAGGAAACTTGTGTCCCAAGAAGTCAactattttggattttggatgctAAAGCAAGAAGTCGCTCAACCATATTCACAAACAAAATATAGTCGAAATTACCTGCTTATACAATAAGCGACGTACTGTTAAATAGTTCCAGGGGTATTTTTATAAGAGAATTTTTCGCAAAGCACCATCTTTTAGTCCTAATTATCAATTAATAGAAACCCTTTGCTATATTACGTCCTATAGATATCTTTTATGCAATTATATAATGTATTTAAGGTAGTGTATTTAATAATACAACAAAAATTAGCGGCGTACAAAAAGGAAATCCAGCTATTTCTGAAATGTATTTACCTGTATTCAAACGTATGTAGCGCTAAATACGTAACGTATCTGCACAATatctgggtcgacgaagatgttaaaaacggaaggaaatcaaatcaattctgatttccCTAATTTTACTCAACAAACTTAAAAGTTATCCCATCAATCTGTATTCTTCTCAAAGTCAAAAATACAGAAACGTGAAAGAAGCGAAGAAACAGAGCAGCTTGCTTCTATATTGTGCGATTTTCTTCTCCTCCTTATCGATTGCGACAAATTATATACAGAAGAAGGTATAACTCTTCTATATATATGGCAAGCTTGACAGTTTTGTTGCGTCATTCTGGAAAGTGGAACGATGAGGGCAATTATATCGACTTTTCAATTGAGGGAATACTGATTAAGGAGTATGCTTCCTTTAATGATCTAGTTTGTTCAATTTCTAATCAACTGGGTATAGATTTGAGCACAAATACCATTAAAATACAATACAATGTTGAAGGCAATCGCACGCCAATGGAAATACACAATGATATGGGTTACAGAGTGTATGTAAAATtgaaaaaagagaacagagaatttGGGATGTATCCTCTGTGCATTACAACTATGGAAAAAGAGCTTATCTCTGGAGATGGTTTAAATCAAGGCGACATTGTGCAGATAGACGAAGCAGTTCAAATGTACGATTCCGATACATATTATACACTAGCTATAGAACTTGCCAATTCAGGAGAAGCGATTGGAGTGTTCGAACTCCACAAGGATTTGATAAtttcaaaaactaatcaaaagGAGGTTATGGCTGGACAAGTGTATAAGGATAAGGCTACATTGAAAGAGGTGATGAATAATTATGCTATAGCTCAAAGGTTTCAATTCCGTGTTGATCGGTCTAATGCTGTCAGGTTTGATATTTGTTTAACTTTGTTGTATTTAGTTGTAGTTGTGTGTTTCCTCCAGATGATGAACAcctttgaaaatttaaatttgtTTAGTGTTCTTAATAATATGTATTCAGGTGTATTTTACtattgaaaaaatacaacagTGGCTATGATTATTTTCATATTATGTCTATAATGTTACTAAGTGTTTGATTATTCATACGAAtgtatttagttgtatttatTGTATTTAATCACATCTAACAATATTGGAATTCGTTAGTATACAAAATTACATATACACAGATATCAATTTGGTACTTTATGAATAGGAAGTATATATGTCAGATTCGTTAAGTTGTCTGATGTATGAACTTTTCTGTCCAGCTATGCATTAATATGTATTTCAGAAGATTGTGATTGGAGGTTTAAGGCTTCAAGCATTAACAAATCGGAATTATTCAAGGTGAGAGAATTCAATGACAACCATACATGTCCGCTGAAGGATAAAGTGTACGAGCAGCGGCAAGCTAGTAGCAGCCTTATAAGTGGTATTATAAGGACAAAGC of the Nicotiana tabacum cultivar K326 chromosome 7, ASM71507v2, whole genome shotgun sequence genome contains:
- the LOC107791371 gene encoding putative F-box protein PP2-B12 isoform X2, whose amino-acid sequence is MENSNANGEYENERITTCLWMLPEDCIAKILAFTSPLDVCRFSLVSKPVRPAAESDSVWEKFLPSDYESIVAGSMSPIPDFHSKKDLYVHLCHHPLLIDAGRKSFSLEKWTGKKCYFLGARDLNIAWGDTPDYWKWTSLQESRFPEVAELILVWWLEIWGTIRAGILSPQTSYVAYLVYKLEDEFGFHYRPSEISVGVSGVEFDKRFAFLVPDGRPQRRNRYVESDDDYEEPVYTPPSDVVRCLPEDASTPLQSDIQRPKLRDDGWFEIQLEMGAREGNGMGI
- the LOC107791371 gene encoding putative F-box protein PP2-B12 isoform X1; this translates as MENSNANGEYENERITTCLWMLPEDCIAKILAFTSPLDVCRFSLVSKPVRPAAESDSVWEKFLPSDYESIVAGSMSPIPDFHSKKDLYVHLCHHPLLIDAGRKSFSLEKWTGKKCYFLGARDLNIAWGDTPDYWKWTSLQESRFPEVAELILVWWLEIWGTIRAGILSPQTSYVAYLVYKLEDEFGFHYRPSEISVGVSGVEFDKRFAFLVPDGRPQRRNRYVESDDDYEEPVYTPPSDVVRCLPEDASTPLQSDIQRPKLRDDGWFEIQLVSCGHRDFLIGIHFLECADLHDLVTPPKLMFSIRLGSFEIKLKWELEKEMVWEYSLRQA